One Gossypium arboreum isolate Shixiya-1 chromosome 13, ASM2569848v2, whole genome shotgun sequence genomic window, TGAATTGGTGCTTTTGCCTTGTTATAGAACTTGAAAATTACGATATAAATTAATAGCTCACATATCGAAATGTGCATTTTGGGAATTGTTTACTGCTTGTTTtactgatttttttaaaaaaatattttaaaaaggtATAGACATTCATGGTTGTTAAAGCTTTTGTTTCATCTTTTGTTGGTGCAGTCGGAGGTAAATTTCTTAGGAAGGTTGTCTCATCCTCACCTTGTAAGGCTACTCGGGTACTGTTGGGAGGATAAAGAGCTTCTTCTTGTTTACGAGTTTATGCAGAAGGGTAGCTTGGAAAACCATCTATTTGGAAGTAAGAGTTTGGAAATTAGTTGTTTATATCTCTGATTTTCTCATGCGAGTATATATTCTATGTATGCACACTTTCAATCTCGTATTTCTGGCAAGTTAATTTTGTTCATCGTACTCTTCATGGTCTTTGTTAACCAGGGGGTTCTAGTGTTCAATCACTTGAATGGAACATACGGATTAAAATTGCGATAGGAGCAGCAAAGGGCCTATCGTTCTTGCACTCGTCGGACAAGAAAGTAATTTACAGAGATTTTAAAGCCTCAAATATCCTACTTGATGGGGTAACTTTCCGAACAACTCGTTAAATTCGTTTAAGGGTTAAAGGCCTAAACAATTGATGAATTATACGACATTCTCCTTGAATGCATACAAAAGAGACATAAATTTAATGTAGTTCAGCTATTGGTTACATTGCAGTCATATACTGCCAAGTTATCGGATTTTGGGTTGGCCAAATTGGGTCCTTCGGCTAGCCAATCGCATGTAACAACGAGGGTTATGGGCACATATGGTTATGCAGCTCCAGAATATGTTGCTACAGGTAATCCTCTGAAATATTTCTGAACTTTGGATGTTTGCATAAGTGATGTCCTTGTATTGCTAAATATTATTGCATTTTCGAGACAATTGAGCAAAACCAACTTTGCACTTCTCATGACTCGAATACTTTTTGATTTAACAGGACATTTATACGTAAAGAGCGATGTGTACGGTTTTGGTGTTGTTTTAGTCGAAATTTTAACAGGGTTGCGAGCACTTGATCCAAATCGACCCAGTGGGCAACATAATCTGTCAGAATGGATAAAACCGTATTTATCCGACAGAAGAAAACTAAAAAGCATAATGGATAATCGGTTGGAGGGCAAATATCCATCCAAAGCTGCAGTTCGAATAGCCCAGCTCGCTTTAAAATGTCTTGAACCTGAACCTAAGTACCGTCCATCAATGAAAGAAGTTGTAGAAACTTTAGAACAGATTGAATCAATAAATCATAATCCAAAAGAGCCTCGAAACCGTACTGCTCGTCAAACAACTCGTAGGCATCGCCAGCAGCCATTGCATCATCGATCTCCACTAGCTCCAAAGAATGAAACAGGTCGAGCCAACTAGAATCCTCCACAGCTGAGTTAAGTTGTGGAATATCTGCCCAATTTGTTGCAGGTCACAATATTAACATGCTAATTGTTTCACAAAACATttcccttcctttttttttttttttattcttgtaTTTATTTTAGAATCTACGAGTTCCATTTTTTCGTTGTGACTCATGTTTTATTTCAGTAAGTACAGCTTTTCGTGCTTGATATCTTGTTAGAATTGTTCTTATTAATTCAGTTATGCTGTTTCTTATACCCGAAATCCCTTTGTTTATCGATCTCAAACAGTCGAGATAAAAACCGATCGTTGTAATCGGATCCTAGCAATGGAAACCTGCCTATATTTTCGTGTTTTTCGGCCACTACTTGTTACTTTGCATGTATTTTTAGTGATGAAGAAAGGTTGTAGGCTTTGTTTCAACAGTTCTTGCTGTTATTGAGAGTTCCATCCTTGATCACTTATTTAGAGATTCAAATCACCATACCCTCAAACAATCTCGAAATTGACCCGGATATGTCTAACTTAAATTCAGAATAACTCAAAACTCAAATGGTTTTGAACCCAAAATTGACTCTAACCCGAAATTATCCAAACTTGAAATGATTCAAGCTTGAAATGAACCAAAACGATTTGACTCGAAAAATCGACCCCCAAACTTAAAATACCGAATCTAAAATTAACCTAAACCTGAAATGATCTAAGCTCAATTTTACTTAAACTGAaatgatttaaaaattttaaaatatgaattaacaTAGATTCAGATAATCCAATGCAAACCAGCTTAACCTGTCCAATTAAGAGTAATAAAGTGGGAAGGACCATTCCCCCCAACCAAACATTTGCTCTACTATGTGACCAAATCCCTAAACGATAAAAGGgtaaattttattattggttTGTGTATTATGTGTATGTTGTGTATTTGGTTTTTATATTCTAATCTGGTCAGTTATAgtctctttaatttttaaattttacaatcCAATCATGATTGAAATAATAGTAATTAAATCTGTTAGGTCAAAATCTACTATCAGTCTTGTACCATGTGTATGTTCtgaatttaatttttgttctccaatttgatcatttctaattCTTATACTTTTCGTATTTTGAAATTCTAGTCCAATAGATTACCTAAAATGACATTACTCTTTGTTGGGAGTATTATGTGAAAAAATACGCTAACATGGTATCACACATGTGATAATATATTTATCGAATAAGACTTTGGGAATAGCATATTTAACTTAACAAGCTTAATGGCTAGAGTATGGGTAaggactaaaattttaatattccAAAGGTACAAGAATTAAAactgatcaaattaaagtacaaaGCGCAACTTATACATAGTACAAGGACTAATAACATAATTTCAcataaaaaaaattctaacttTTACTAGTGTCCTATCCTTGAACAATGCTTTATATAATTTGTACTTATAccatattcttttaatttttgtacAATCCAACAGCTTAGTCATTTGTTCTTTTCCGATAGAGACACCAAATGTCAATTTTCAAACCCACACCACTTCAATTTTTTGACTAATACTAGTATATACTATGAAATCATATTAATTTCATTTGGTCTAATTCTAGCTTTACTCCATCtactattattaaaattttagatttaatcCATTTACTCTAATTTGGCATACCTTGCTCTCTctacttttataatgttattattaGGTCCAAATTGATAGCACTATTTGCTATTTGTTGTTAGAGTGACGACATGTTTTTTTTTAGATACTCAATTGCACAATATCATGTGAAAATCTAGTTAACCATGTTTAACCAATATTAAATTTACATGTCAATTGTCTGCTTAAGGTTGTTTTTAAAGAAAAACATGTCATCACTTCGACGAAAGTAACTAACGGTGTTATCAATTTGGGGCATCTATAACATTATAAAAGTAGAGGACCGTATTATGCCAAAccaaagtagaaattaaaatttaaaattttagtgaaatagATGGACTGAAACCAAAATTAGCCCATTTCCTATAAATGAAAAGAAAACGTCCT contains:
- the LOC108462841 gene encoding probable serine/threonine-protein kinase PIX13: MGNCWCSSADNPTTPSTTGRLSSVISQTTSNTASYSTSRGSNISQGSGFSASSGDEAFPNGQILPAPNLRIFSFAELKTAAKNFRPDMVLGEGGFGKVFKGWIDEKALGKSGSATLVAVKKLNSESLQGFEEWQSEVNFLGRLSHPHLVRLLGYCWEDKELLLVYEFMQKGSLENHLFGRGSSVQSLEWNIRIKIAIGAAKGLSFLHSSDKKVIYRDFKASNILLDGSYTAKLSDFGLAKLGPSASQSHVTTRVMGTYGYAAPEYVATGHLYVKSDVYGFGVVLVEILTGLRALDPNRPSGQHNLSEWIKPYLSDRRKLKSIMDNRLEGKYPSKAAVRIAQLALKCLEPEPKYRPSMKEVVETLEQIESINHNPKEPRNRTARQTTRRHRQQPLHHRSPLAPKNETGRAN